In Kryptolebias marmoratus isolate JLee-2015 linkage group LG4, ASM164957v2, whole genome shotgun sequence, the following proteins share a genomic window:
- the LOC108241180 gene encoding dysbindin-like has translation MSSSSANLHSQRRPSETEHAQRHPDVDAAQQLKLRERQRFFEEVIQHEVDIYLSSAHLCIRDYKRPPISSISSMEVNVDLLDQMEVIEISDQDNLDVFFSSVGDEGSLTSPLTGKGNKETVSNGLFRHVLEGLDCKTRMSSTSSDSSSDSQNINGAETPLVGSDEEETQGSRAERRGASPGREERTNPNLHPSLQEANSAE, from the exons ATGAGCTCCTCTTCAGCCAACCTCCACAGCCAGCGACGGCCCT CAGAGACAGAGCACGCTCAGAGACATCCAGATGTGGACGCAGcgcagcagctgaagctcagGGAGAGGCAGCGCTTCTTTGAGGAGGTGATCCAGCACGAAGTGGACATCTACCTGTCCTCGGCACACCTGTGTATCAGAGACTACAAGAGAC CCCCAATCAGCAGCATCTCCTCCATGGAGGTGAACGTGGACCTCCTGGACCAGATGGAGGTGATTGAAATCTCTGATCAAGACAATCTGGACGTCTTCTTCAGCTCTGTGGGAGACGAGGGGTCACTGACCTCTCCGCTAACAG GGAAAGGCAACAAGGAGACAGTCAGTAATGGGCTTTTTCGGCATGTCCTCGAGGGCCTCGACTGCAAGACAAGGATGTCTTCCACTTCTTCAGATTCGTCCTCTGACAGTCAGAACATCAACGGGGCAGAGACGCCTTTGGTGGGCTCAGACGAGGAGGAGACACAGGGCAGCAGAGCCGAGCGGAGAGGAGCGTCGCCAGGCAGGGAAGAGAGGACAAATCCAAACCTGCATCCATCTTTACAGGAAGCTAACTCTGCAGAATGA
- the cdh27 gene encoding cadherin-like protein 26 isoform X1: MKKDQPQECLLLIRFSCLFVFQVHFLSGSTCSELLSRQKRVWIIDSFEIEEEHRGPFPYFLGKVDIDRQYSIYFDLYGQGVDEEPFDVLSINKKKGEISVHKPVDYEKWDKLKLRFEAKKGDMTIDTRLGIEIKIRDINDNPPRFNRDLYEITVDEKLTQGASLLTVWAHDIDKLDSPNSTFHYNIKSVFPKSPDTEFFVNKNGLISFKGCLDYDVANEITVVVEAIDHGDKVQLSSATTVLIHIEDSNNHLPIITGQTGSGKVKEDEFGTSPLKIHVTDKDSPHSKAWKVKYTIHNDDEGNFKIETDPETNDGILTVVKPINYEEKTTRELMISVENEAPYFFCKVKQKTANDLWQIETNKDGKHPGGNDQPVSTNVVIEVEDVNDPPEFEVTVKKAKLHENAPIGTWVSKVTAVDPDFGSGKDFLYKIGEDPAGWMKIDPNTGNITTIQTCDRESPHVVDSVYTLLLHAVDKGDPPMTGTATLHIHLVDENDNLPRPEVEFVDVCMSDGPTTTNISASDADADPYGGPFRFELLGNVEGKWKLDLSYGFTAGLVKELNVQAGFHTLELKISDLQGQYGVYSLNVTVCTCSVTRNCRSRSSPTTAGWGAAGIAFLSLVLLLALLLVAFGLSCNKEHQQM; encoded by the exons ATGAAAAAGGATCAGCCACAAGAATGCTTGCTGCTTATCAGGTTCAGctgcctttttgtgtttcaggttcATTTTCTATCAGGCTCAACTTGTTCAGAGCTGCTGAGCCGTCAAAAGAGGGTTTGGATCATTGACTCCTTTGAGATCGAAGAGGAACACCGAGGACCCTTCCCCTACTTCCTGGGCAAG GTAGATATTGATCGCCAATACAGCATCTACTTTGATCTATATGGCCAAGGAGTGGATGAAGAACCATTTGACGTCCTTTCCATTAATAAGAAGAAGGGGGAAATTTCTGTCCACAAGCCTGTGGACTATGAGAAGTGGGATAAGCTCAAG cTACGATTTGAAGCCAAAAAAGGAGATATGACAATCGACACTAGATTAGGAATCGAGATCAAAATACGAGACATAAACGACAACCCCCCACGTTTCAATAGAGATCTGTATGAAATCACCGTTGATGAAAAGCTCACACAAG GCGCTTCTCTTTTGACTGTGTGGGCTCACGATATAGACAAGCTAGACTCACCAAACTCGACTTTCCACTACAACATCAAATCTGTGTTCCCCAAGTCTCCAGACACAGAAttctttgttaataaaaatggaCTGATCTCATTTAAAGGGTGTTTGGATTATGAT GTGGCCAACGAGATTACAGTTGTGGTGGAGGCCATAGACCATGGAGACAAAGTCCAGTTGTCCAGTGCAACCACGGTTCTCATTCACATCGAAGACAGCAACAACCACCTTCCCATCATCACCGGTCAAACA GGTTCTGGCAAAGTAAAGGAAGATGAGTTTGGGACCTCTCCTTTAAAGATCCATGTGACGGACAAGGACAGCCCCCACAGCAAAGCTTGGAAAGTCAAATACACTATACATAATGATGATGAGGGGAATTTTAAGATAGAGACAGATCCAGAAACCAACGATGGCATCCTGACTGTGGTAAAG CCAATAAATTATGAAGAAAAGACAACCAGAGAGCTGATGATCTCAGTTGAAAACGAAGCGCCATATTTCTTCTGTAAAGTGAAACAGAAGACAGCTAATGATCTTTGGCAAATTGAAACCAATAAAGACGGTAAACATCCAGGTGGTAACGATCAGCCAGTATCAACAAACGTGGTCATCGAAGTAGAGGATGTAAATGACCCCCCAGAGTTCGAGGTGACCGTTAAAAAGGCCAAGCTACATGAGAACGCACCCATTGGAACCTGGGTGTCGAAAGTGACAGCTGTGGATCCGGACTTCGGTTCTGGAAAAGACTTTTT ATACAAAATAGGAGAGGATCCTGCAGGCTGGATGAAGATCGATCCCAACACTGGTAACATCACCACCATACAGACATGCGACAGAGAATCCCCTCATGTTGTTGACAGCGTCTACACCTTATTACTGCATGCAGTGGATAAAG GTGATCCACCAATGACAGGCACAGCTACACTTCACATCCACCTAGTTGATGAAAACGACAACCTGCCACGGCCAGAAGTGGAGTTTGTGGATGTATGTATGTCAGATGGTCCCACCACCACAAACATCTCAGCCTCTGATGCAGATGCAGATCCCTACGGAGGGCCTTTCAGATTTGAACTGCTGGGGAATGTTGAAGGAAAATGGAAGCTGGATCTTTCATATG GTTTTACAGCGGGTTTGGTGAAGGAGCTCAATGTTCAGGCTGGCTTTCACACACTTGAACTGAAGATTTCAGACCTGCAGGGACAGTACGGTGTTTACAGTCTTAATGTGACTGTGTGCACTTGCTCGGTGACACGCAACTGCCGTTCTCGAAGCAGTCCGACAACAGCTGGCTGGGGCGCTGCCGGCATAGCGTTCCTCTCACTGGTTTTACTTTTGG CACTACTGCTTGTGGCATTTGGCTTATCCTGCAACAAAGAGCACCAACAGATGTAA
- the LOC108241182 gene encoding uncharacterized protein LOC108241182, with the protein MSFTTNPALVPDRDSLPFKKRDQRWSSPRHQQQQCDAANFKAPYPYKSHGEFKTKPAGLFRPVPRRAPALYQPWMQIQTPTRPKQHIRSAFREHPGWTEWGDFNPLPPGWEFSLHYQQLNHLSGTRALQPGHPHYGSRFSAGSLAPEGFHRGGGGWDKLKTLKDKSLNPERHGYSSHKGPYVRRGDRKTEHLSKAENRSTYLPHATHQDATLQHDSLHKSVKAVSVSGQSLIRVSPNNLNGTCTSTTENKSRSPAVPSSKHAPSSSTSPNRFPWLLPHFVAGSLIELEDGRLRRVEHLQTEDFLLGSMACPDLRLSCCTVQSIWPSASASSSASSSSSSISRLLILLHDQQTQELVDVYVEYPFFVRGQGWSSCSPQRTARLCGLQCRQLSAGDVCLALTPVSAPGSPPSASPGPKASPKKSEDGRGPLESQTALCSRIPLELKLLAEGRKTGPEPVRRRHCSAP; encoded by the exons ATGAGCTTCACAACAAACCCAGCTCTGGTCCCAGACAGGGACAGCCTCCCGTTCAAAAAGAGAGACCAAAGATGGAGCTCACCGCGGCACCAGCAGCAACAATGTGATGCTGCCAATTTCAAGGCTCCGTACCCATACAAGAGCCACGGTGAGTTCAAGACCAAACCCGCGGGCTTGTTCCGGCCTGTGCCAAGGCGGGCTCCTGCCCTCTACCAGCCCTGGATGCAGATCCAGACCCCCACGAGGCCCAAACAGCACATCCGCTCTGCTTTCAGAGAGCACCCTGGATGGACAGAGTGGGGAGACTTCAATCCTCTCCCTCCTGGATGGGAGTTCTCCCTCCATTACCAACAACTAAACCACTTATCTGGAACACGTGCGCTGCAGCCAGGCCATCCACACTACGGCTCCAGATTCAGTGCTGGCTCCCTGGCACCTGAGGGTTTCCACAGAGGGGGTGGAGGCTGGGACAAACTCAAGACATTAAAAGACAAGAGTTTAAATCCAGAGAGGCATGGGTATAGCAGCCATAAAGGGCCGTATGTGagaagaggagacagaaaaactgaGCATTTATCCAAGGCTGAAAACAGAAGTACGTACCTACCTCACGCTACACATCAGGACGCCACCTTACAGCACGATTCATTACACAAATCAGTAAAAGCTGTCTCTGTGTCCGGACAGTCCCTCATCAGAGTTTCCCCTAATAACTTAAATGGCACATGCACCTCCACGACTGAAAACAAGTCAAGATCTCCGGCTGTCCCTTCCTCCAAgcatgctccttcttcctctACCTCTCCTAACCGCTTCCCCTGGCTTCTTCCCCACTTCGTGGCCGGTTCTCTGATTGAGCTCGAAGACGGACGGCTGAGACGGGTGGAGCACCTGCAAACAGAGGACTTTCTGCTGGGCTCGATGGCGTGTCCGGACCTGCGTCTGAGCTGCTGCACGGTGCAGAGCATCTGGCCCTCAGCCTCagcctcctcctcagcctcctcctcctcctcctccatctcccgCCTCCTCATCCTGCTTCACGATCAGCAGACCCAG GAGCTGGTGGACGTGTACGTGGAGTACCCGTTCTTCGTGCGCGGGCAGGGCTGGTCCTCCTGCAGCCCCCAGAGGACTGCCCGCCTCTGTGGCCTGCAGTGCCGCCAGCTCAGTGCAGGAGACGTCTGCTTGGCCCTCACACCCGTCTCAGCTCCAGGGTCTCCACCGTCGGCCTCCCCGGGACCAAAAGCCTCACCCAAGAAGTCAGAGGATGGACGTGGACCCCTGGAGTCTCAAACTGCCCTGTGCAGCCGGATTCCCCTCGAGCTGAAGCTGCTCGCAGAGGGGCGGAAAACGGGGCCAGAGCCCGTCCGCAGGAGACACTGTTCAGCCCCCTGA
- the cdh27 gene encoding cadherin-like protein 26 isoform X2, whose protein sequence is MLLFLLLVHFLSGSTCSELLSRQKRVWIIDSFEIEEEHRGPFPYFLGKVDIDRQYSIYFDLYGQGVDEEPFDVLSINKKKGEISVHKPVDYEKWDKLKLRFEAKKGDMTIDTRLGIEIKIRDINDNPPRFNRDLYEITVDEKLTQGASLLTVWAHDIDKLDSPNSTFHYNIKSVFPKSPDTEFFVNKNGLISFKGCLDYDVANEITVVVEAIDHGDKVQLSSATTVLIHIEDSNNHLPIITGQTGSGKVKEDEFGTSPLKIHVTDKDSPHSKAWKVKYTIHNDDEGNFKIETDPETNDGILTVVKPINYEEKTTRELMISVENEAPYFFCKVKQKTANDLWQIETNKDGKHPGGNDQPVSTNVVIEVEDVNDPPEFEVTVKKAKLHENAPIGTWVSKVTAVDPDFGSGKDFLYKIGEDPAGWMKIDPNTGNITTIQTCDRESPHVVDSVYTLLLHAVDKGDPPMTGTATLHIHLVDENDNLPRPEVEFVDVCMSDGPTTTNISASDADADPYGGPFRFELLGNVEGKWKLDLSYGFTAGLVKELNVQAGFHTLELKISDLQGQYGVYSLNVTVCTCSVTRNCRSRSSPTTAGWGAAGIAFLSLVLLLALLLVAFGLSCNKEHQQM, encoded by the exons ATGCTTCTCTTCCTTCTGCTG gttcATTTTCTATCAGGCTCAACTTGTTCAGAGCTGCTGAGCCGTCAAAAGAGGGTTTGGATCATTGACTCCTTTGAGATCGAAGAGGAACACCGAGGACCCTTCCCCTACTTCCTGGGCAAG GTAGATATTGATCGCCAATACAGCATCTACTTTGATCTATATGGCCAAGGAGTGGATGAAGAACCATTTGACGTCCTTTCCATTAATAAGAAGAAGGGGGAAATTTCTGTCCACAAGCCTGTGGACTATGAGAAGTGGGATAAGCTCAAG cTACGATTTGAAGCCAAAAAAGGAGATATGACAATCGACACTAGATTAGGAATCGAGATCAAAATACGAGACATAAACGACAACCCCCCACGTTTCAATAGAGATCTGTATGAAATCACCGTTGATGAAAAGCTCACACAAG GCGCTTCTCTTTTGACTGTGTGGGCTCACGATATAGACAAGCTAGACTCACCAAACTCGACTTTCCACTACAACATCAAATCTGTGTTCCCCAAGTCTCCAGACACAGAAttctttgttaataaaaatggaCTGATCTCATTTAAAGGGTGTTTGGATTATGAT GTGGCCAACGAGATTACAGTTGTGGTGGAGGCCATAGACCATGGAGACAAAGTCCAGTTGTCCAGTGCAACCACGGTTCTCATTCACATCGAAGACAGCAACAACCACCTTCCCATCATCACCGGTCAAACA GGTTCTGGCAAAGTAAAGGAAGATGAGTTTGGGACCTCTCCTTTAAAGATCCATGTGACGGACAAGGACAGCCCCCACAGCAAAGCTTGGAAAGTCAAATACACTATACATAATGATGATGAGGGGAATTTTAAGATAGAGACAGATCCAGAAACCAACGATGGCATCCTGACTGTGGTAAAG CCAATAAATTATGAAGAAAAGACAACCAGAGAGCTGATGATCTCAGTTGAAAACGAAGCGCCATATTTCTTCTGTAAAGTGAAACAGAAGACAGCTAATGATCTTTGGCAAATTGAAACCAATAAAGACGGTAAACATCCAGGTGGTAACGATCAGCCAGTATCAACAAACGTGGTCATCGAAGTAGAGGATGTAAATGACCCCCCAGAGTTCGAGGTGACCGTTAAAAAGGCCAAGCTACATGAGAACGCACCCATTGGAACCTGGGTGTCGAAAGTGACAGCTGTGGATCCGGACTTCGGTTCTGGAAAAGACTTTTT ATACAAAATAGGAGAGGATCCTGCAGGCTGGATGAAGATCGATCCCAACACTGGTAACATCACCACCATACAGACATGCGACAGAGAATCCCCTCATGTTGTTGACAGCGTCTACACCTTATTACTGCATGCAGTGGATAAAG GTGATCCACCAATGACAGGCACAGCTACACTTCACATCCACCTAGTTGATGAAAACGACAACCTGCCACGGCCAGAAGTGGAGTTTGTGGATGTATGTATGTCAGATGGTCCCACCACCACAAACATCTCAGCCTCTGATGCAGATGCAGATCCCTACGGAGGGCCTTTCAGATTTGAACTGCTGGGGAATGTTGAAGGAAAATGGAAGCTGGATCTTTCATATG GTTTTACAGCGGGTTTGGTGAAGGAGCTCAATGTTCAGGCTGGCTTTCACACACTTGAACTGAAGATTTCAGACCTGCAGGGACAGTACGGTGTTTACAGTCTTAATGTGACTGTGTGCACTTGCTCGGTGACACGCAACTGCCGTTCTCGAAGCAGTCCGACAACAGCTGGCTGGGGCGCTGCCGGCATAGCGTTCCTCTCACTGGTTTTACTTTTGG CACTACTGCTTGTGGCATTTGGCTTATCCTGCAACAAAGAGCACCAACAGATGTAA
- the cdh27 gene encoding cadherin-like protein 26 isoform X3: MVHFLSGSTCSELLSRQKRVWIIDSFEIEEEHRGPFPYFLGKVDIDRQYSIYFDLYGQGVDEEPFDVLSINKKKGEISVHKPVDYEKWDKLKLRFEAKKGDMTIDTRLGIEIKIRDINDNPPRFNRDLYEITVDEKLTQGASLLTVWAHDIDKLDSPNSTFHYNIKSVFPKSPDTEFFVNKNGLISFKGCLDYDVANEITVVVEAIDHGDKVQLSSATTVLIHIEDSNNHLPIITGQTGSGKVKEDEFGTSPLKIHVTDKDSPHSKAWKVKYTIHNDDEGNFKIETDPETNDGILTVVKPINYEEKTTRELMISVENEAPYFFCKVKQKTANDLWQIETNKDGKHPGGNDQPVSTNVVIEVEDVNDPPEFEVTVKKAKLHENAPIGTWVSKVTAVDPDFGSGKDFLYKIGEDPAGWMKIDPNTGNITTIQTCDRESPHVVDSVYTLLLHAVDKGDPPMTGTATLHIHLVDENDNLPRPEVEFVDVCMSDGPTTTNISASDADADPYGGPFRFELLGNVEGKWKLDLSYGFTAGLVKELNVQAGFHTLELKISDLQGQYGVYSLNVTVCTCSVTRNCRSRSSPTTAGWGAAGIAFLSLVLLLALLLVAFGLSCNKEHQQM; the protein is encoded by the exons ATG gttcATTTTCTATCAGGCTCAACTTGTTCAGAGCTGCTGAGCCGTCAAAAGAGGGTTTGGATCATTGACTCCTTTGAGATCGAAGAGGAACACCGAGGACCCTTCCCCTACTTCCTGGGCAAG GTAGATATTGATCGCCAATACAGCATCTACTTTGATCTATATGGCCAAGGAGTGGATGAAGAACCATTTGACGTCCTTTCCATTAATAAGAAGAAGGGGGAAATTTCTGTCCACAAGCCTGTGGACTATGAGAAGTGGGATAAGCTCAAG cTACGATTTGAAGCCAAAAAAGGAGATATGACAATCGACACTAGATTAGGAATCGAGATCAAAATACGAGACATAAACGACAACCCCCCACGTTTCAATAGAGATCTGTATGAAATCACCGTTGATGAAAAGCTCACACAAG GCGCTTCTCTTTTGACTGTGTGGGCTCACGATATAGACAAGCTAGACTCACCAAACTCGACTTTCCACTACAACATCAAATCTGTGTTCCCCAAGTCTCCAGACACAGAAttctttgttaataaaaatggaCTGATCTCATTTAAAGGGTGTTTGGATTATGAT GTGGCCAACGAGATTACAGTTGTGGTGGAGGCCATAGACCATGGAGACAAAGTCCAGTTGTCCAGTGCAACCACGGTTCTCATTCACATCGAAGACAGCAACAACCACCTTCCCATCATCACCGGTCAAACA GGTTCTGGCAAAGTAAAGGAAGATGAGTTTGGGACCTCTCCTTTAAAGATCCATGTGACGGACAAGGACAGCCCCCACAGCAAAGCTTGGAAAGTCAAATACACTATACATAATGATGATGAGGGGAATTTTAAGATAGAGACAGATCCAGAAACCAACGATGGCATCCTGACTGTGGTAAAG CCAATAAATTATGAAGAAAAGACAACCAGAGAGCTGATGATCTCAGTTGAAAACGAAGCGCCATATTTCTTCTGTAAAGTGAAACAGAAGACAGCTAATGATCTTTGGCAAATTGAAACCAATAAAGACGGTAAACATCCAGGTGGTAACGATCAGCCAGTATCAACAAACGTGGTCATCGAAGTAGAGGATGTAAATGACCCCCCAGAGTTCGAGGTGACCGTTAAAAAGGCCAAGCTACATGAGAACGCACCCATTGGAACCTGGGTGTCGAAAGTGACAGCTGTGGATCCGGACTTCGGTTCTGGAAAAGACTTTTT ATACAAAATAGGAGAGGATCCTGCAGGCTGGATGAAGATCGATCCCAACACTGGTAACATCACCACCATACAGACATGCGACAGAGAATCCCCTCATGTTGTTGACAGCGTCTACACCTTATTACTGCATGCAGTGGATAAAG GTGATCCACCAATGACAGGCACAGCTACACTTCACATCCACCTAGTTGATGAAAACGACAACCTGCCACGGCCAGAAGTGGAGTTTGTGGATGTATGTATGTCAGATGGTCCCACCACCACAAACATCTCAGCCTCTGATGCAGATGCAGATCCCTACGGAGGGCCTTTCAGATTTGAACTGCTGGGGAATGTTGAAGGAAAATGGAAGCTGGATCTTTCATATG GTTTTACAGCGGGTTTGGTGAAGGAGCTCAATGTTCAGGCTGGCTTTCACACACTTGAACTGAAGATTTCAGACCTGCAGGGACAGTACGGTGTTTACAGTCTTAATGTGACTGTGTGCACTTGCTCGGTGACACGCAACTGCCGTTCTCGAAGCAGTCCGACAACAGCTGGCTGGGGCGCTGCCGGCATAGCGTTCCTCTCACTGGTTTTACTTTTGG CACTACTGCTTGTGGCATTTGGCTTATCCTGCAACAAAGAGCACCAACAGATGTAA